ATATCTTCTTTTTGGTCGCGCCACTACAATCTCTACATATAGTAGTGGTCATTGGTGCTAAAATTGAAGCTGTCTGATTACTTTGTGCGAAAGGGTGTTTTCATTTATAATTTATTGATTTGCCAATGATTATTTCTGCAACAAAGTTGAAATTTTAGTTGCTATCATAACCATTTATTtggttattaattttttttgaatactTGCAGGTAGGagacataaaaacatatagaAAATGTGCAAGCGACGCTAGTGCACTAGAACCATGTTCAGGGTTGCCTTGCAAGGAAAAAGaacaatattttctttcaaatggcgaataaaCTGCTCCGAGGTTTACGCAGAGTCTCACTGCCTTCAGTTCTTAGCTTTGCCCTTCCTTTCAGGTAACTCCTTATTTTCTTTCGTTCCGGATTTGGGTTTATACATGTTCGTATGTAGCGATTATAGTAATACCAATTTGAATGAGGCGGTTAAGTTTCCTATTCAGATTTGGCTCCCCCAGACTTCCTATTCAGATTTGGCTCTACTATTTCCTTCATTTGGCAGGCAAATTCTTGTTGCTCGAGAACCCATTTTCATTCTCTCTAGGCCTTTATCACTCTTGCCTCGAAACCCAAAAAATTGTTGGCAGGTGGTTCCACTATTGCAGAGGAGAAGCTTGAGCCACGGGTCAGTGAATCTGGTCATATCACCAGAGGGAAAGCCCAAGTTTGAGACCCACGAAATTGATCCTCCAAAGAAGGAGAAATGGAAGACAAAGAAAAGGCTGAAGCTACAGAGGAAGAGAGATAAACAAATGAGAAAGGCTGCCAATAAGAGAGACCCCAGGTGGCTTGGGGTCAAAGGGAAGAAAAAGAGGCAGAGATTTTCTAATGCTGAGGAAAGGATAAAGTACAAGCTTGAAAATGTATATGCCAATCTACAAAAAGTTGTATTTACTCCCTCTTAAATATCGTTGTTGATTTCGCTTTCTAATTCACTTCCAGGCCAGAATCAAGGAAAATTTACTGATAGAAAGGCTGAAACGGTATGAAGTATCCAAAACTCAGGGTCCTGTAGTTGAACCCTGTGTATTATCTGGTGAGGAGCGATTTTATATGAAGAAGATGGCCCAAAAAAGTTCCAATTATTGTCCAGTTGGCAGAAGAGGGATCTTTGGTGGAGTTATCCTTAATATGCATCTGCACTGGAAGAAACATGAAACGGTCAAGGTCATCTGCAAACCTTGCAAGCCTGGCCAAGTACAAGAATATGCCGATGACATTGCTAGGTTAAGTGGTGGAATTCCAATCCAGATTATCGGAGATGATACCATAGTTTTTTATCGAGGAAAGAACTATGTGCAGCCAAAGGTTATGTCACCAGTTGATACATTATCGAAGAAACGGGTACGTCTCTCTGTTTAGCAGTATTCGATGAATTTGATATCATGTATAAAGACATGtatcatttaattattaatatgtACGACCAATCTTTGCCATGATATGGTGGTGAGAACTGGATGGAACTTAAAGTGGTGctaaatatttcatgaaagaCGTTATCACAAAAGTGAATCAGTTCATCGACAGTTTGTGTCTGTCTTAGTTTGTGGTTTCTTTGCATCAGTTTCATTGTCTTAATTCTTCTTTTCCTGGTTCTTGTTCAAGAGTTGTTAGTACTCTGCTACAGACGATCATCTTTATTGAATATCACCAGTTAGCTTTTGATTTTTGCCTTTAAATTAGTTCATCTCGCGTTAACTTATTCAAGTTTGTTGAAGGCACTGGAAAAATCCAAATACGAACAATCCCTCGACTCTGTAAGACGCTTCATTGCCATAGCAGAGAAGGAGCTGGAACTATATCTCCGGCACGTTGCACTTTATGGCGATCCAAACGACAGGGATCCCAAATCAATACTAAATCAACCAAGGAGGAAAGACGAACCACATAATAAAATTTACCCGGTGAAAAATAACAACTCTGCTGCTGGAGATGGTTTAGAACGATGTTCATCATCAGTGTCTGATTTTGTTGATCAAGAACTTTCTGAAGCTGAGGATATTAACATAGACAATAACGACTCATCAGATTACGAGGATGATGATCTGCTCATCGAGGACCTGGATTCGTCTAATGAAATTTTTAGGGACCAAATTATCTATCGAGATAGAAAGTATTGAGGCGGAGTTTGTATGTCAATGTATATTGGATACAAGTGATGATCATCGTACAAATATGAAGTTGAGCTTGATATTCAATCATGAATGACTAAATGACTTCCATTTTAAAAACTTAATTGAACAGTATTGTTTTAAGGCAACTCGATAAATTCGACAGGCAGATCGGAATAGTATCCCTTACAAAAATAGTA
The Primulina tabacum isolate GXHZ01 chromosome 9, ASM2559414v2, whole genome shotgun sequence DNA segment above includes these coding regions:
- the LOC142556236 gene encoding uncharacterized protein LOC142556236 isoform X2, with protein sequence MANKLLRGLRRVSLPSVLSFALPFRPLSLLPRNPKNCWQVVPLLQRRSLSHGSVNLVISPEGKPKFETHEIDPPKKEKWKTKKRLKLQRKRDKQMRKAANKRDPRWLGVKGKKKRQRFSNAEERIKYKLENARIKENLLIERLKRYEVSKTQGPVVEPCVLSGEERFYMKKMAQKSSNYCPVGRRGIFGGVILNMHLHWKKHETVKVICKPCKPGQVQEYADDIARLSGGIPIQIIGDDTIVFYRGKNYVQPKVMSPVDTLSKKRALEKSKYEQSLDSVRRFIAIAEKELELYLRHVALYGDPNDRDPKSILNQPRRKDEPHNKIYPVKNNNSAAGDGLERCSSSVSDFVDQELSEAEDINIDNNDSSDYEDDDLLIEDLDSSNEIFRDQIIYRDRKY
- the LOC142556236 gene encoding uncharacterized protein LOC142556236 isoform X1: MANKLLRGLRRVSLPSVLSFALPFRQILVAREPIFILSRPLSLLPRNPKNCWQVVPLLQRRSLSHGSVNLVISPEGKPKFETHEIDPPKKEKWKTKKRLKLQRKRDKQMRKAANKRDPRWLGVKGKKKRQRFSNAEERIKYKLENARIKENLLIERLKRYEVSKTQGPVVEPCVLSGEERFYMKKMAQKSSNYCPVGRRGIFGGVILNMHLHWKKHETVKVICKPCKPGQVQEYADDIARLSGGIPIQIIGDDTIVFYRGKNYVQPKVMSPVDTLSKKRALEKSKYEQSLDSVRRFIAIAEKELELYLRHVALYGDPNDRDPKSILNQPRRKDEPHNKIYPVKNNNSAAGDGLERCSSSVSDFVDQELSEAEDINIDNNDSSDYEDDDLLIEDLDSSNEIFRDQIIYRDRKY